A single Brucella intermedia LMG 3301 DNA region contains:
- a CDS encoding DUF411 domain-containing protein: protein MTLRFAQYFVVGGLLSFTGFTNFAHAEPVSAAPQMTMYKDPYCGCCDGWAEHMKAAGFNVTVKVEEAMDSVKAKHGVAANLASCHTAVVDGYVIEGHVPAGAVKRLLAERPQATGLTAPGMPMGSPGMDMPGSKAQTYDVLLFKGQMTKPFARYEGTQPL from the coding sequence ATGACGCTTCGTTTCGCACAGTATTTTGTGGTCGGCGGACTGTTAAGCTTTACCGGCTTCACGAATTTCGCTCATGCCGAACCCGTTTCCGCCGCTCCGCAAATGACCATGTACAAGGACCCTTATTGCGGCTGCTGCGACGGCTGGGCCGAACATATGAAAGCCGCCGGGTTCAATGTGACCGTGAAGGTCGAGGAAGCGATGGACAGCGTAAAGGCAAAACATGGTGTCGCCGCCAATCTTGCCTCGTGCCACACGGCGGTCGTCGATGGATATGTCATTGAGGGGCATGTTCCGGCTGGCGCGGTCAAGCGGCTTCTGGCGGAACGTCCGCAGGCAACGGGGCTGACCGCCCCCGGAATGCCCATGGGCTCGCCCGGCATGGATATGCCGGGCAGCAAGGCCCAAACCTATGATGTGCTGCTTTTCAAAGGCCAGATGACGAAGCCCTTCGCCCGCTATGAAGGAACGCAGCCGCTATAG
- a CDS encoding DNA topoisomerase IV subunit A, protein MGKSLIPPDDGEEHIERVDLKSALEERYLAYALSTIMHRALPDVRDGLKPVHRRIMHAMRLLRLNPDQAYAKCARIVGDVMGKFHPHGDASIYDALVRLAQDFAVRYPLVDGQGNFGNIDGDNAAAMRYTEARMTEVATLLLEGINENAIDFRPTYNEEDEEPIVLPGAFPNLLANGSAGIAVGMATNIPPHNVAELCSSALYLINHPEAPVEELVTSPEQWEELKREAETDPAALLKCKVRGPDFPTGGILVEEHGNILDAYRTGRGAFRVRARWEKEEGNRGTWVIVITEIPYQVQKSRLIEKIAELLLAKKLPLLDDVRDESAEDIRIVLEPKNRTVDPELLMESLFKLTELESRVSLNMNVLSHGKVPNVLSLGAVLREWLDHRKEVLVRRSQFRLAEIERRLEILGGLLIAYLNLDEVIRIIREEDEPKQDLMRTFELTDVQAESILNMRLRSLRKLEEFEIRKEFDDLTVEKTDLEGLLASGTRQWKKISAEIKSVREKFGPKTELGARRTTFADAPTHDLEDIHQAMIEREPVTIVVSEKGWLRAMKGHLADFSTLAFKEGDKLKLAFHAETTDKLLFFTTGGKFFTIGANTLPGGRGHGEPIRILVDMENDQDILTAFVHDPAAKLLLVSHEGNGFIVPESEAVANTRKGKQVMNVKAPDEAKLCQRVSGDHIAVVGENRKMVVFPLSDIPEMTRGKGVRLQKYKDGGVSDVRTFAIAEGLSWQDSAERTFNRSKEELVEWIGARASAGRLVPKGFPRSGKF, encoded by the coding sequence ATGGGAAAAAGTCTGATTCCGCCGGACGACGGCGAAGAACACATCGAGCGGGTCGATCTCAAATCGGCTCTCGAGGAACGTTACCTCGCTTATGCGCTGTCGACGATCATGCATCGCGCGCTGCCGGACGTGCGCGACGGCCTGAAGCCCGTGCATCGCCGCATCATGCATGCCATGCGCCTGCTGCGCCTCAATCCCGATCAGGCCTATGCGAAATGCGCCCGTATCGTCGGCGACGTGATGGGTAAGTTCCATCCGCATGGCGACGCATCGATTTATGATGCGCTGGTGCGTCTGGCGCAGGATTTCGCGGTGCGTTATCCGCTGGTGGACGGGCAGGGCAATTTCGGCAATATCGACGGCGATAATGCTGCCGCCATGCGTTACACAGAAGCGCGTATGACGGAAGTCGCGACGCTGCTGCTCGAAGGCATCAACGAAAACGCCATCGATTTCCGTCCGACCTATAATGAGGAAGACGAGGAACCCATCGTCCTTCCCGGCGCTTTCCCGAACCTGCTCGCCAACGGCTCCGCCGGTATCGCGGTCGGCATGGCGACCAACATTCCGCCGCACAATGTGGCGGAGCTTTGCTCGTCGGCGCTCTATCTGATCAATCATCCCGAAGCGCCGGTGGAGGAACTTGTTACCTCGCCCGAACAATGGGAAGAACTGAAGCGCGAAGCCGAGACCGATCCGGCAGCTCTGCTGAAATGCAAGGTGCGAGGCCCGGATTTCCCGACCGGCGGCATTCTTGTCGAAGAGCACGGCAATATCCTCGATGCCTATCGCACGGGCCGCGGCGCGTTTCGTGTCCGCGCGCGTTGGGAAAAGGAAGAGGGCAATCGCGGCACCTGGGTGATCGTCATCACCGAAATTCCCTATCAGGTGCAGAAGTCGCGCCTCATCGAAAAGATCGCCGAACTGCTTCTGGCAAAGAAGCTTCCATTGCTTGACGATGTTCGCGACGAGTCGGCGGAAGACATTCGCATCGTTCTGGAGCCGAAGAACCGGACGGTCGATCCCGAACTGTTGATGGAATCGCTGTTCAAGCTGACCGAGCTGGAAAGCCGCGTTTCGCTCAACATGAACGTGCTGTCGCACGGCAAGGTGCCGAATGTCCTGTCGCTGGGAGCCGTCCTGCGCGAGTGGCTCGACCATCGCAAGGAAGTGCTCGTCCGCCGTTCGCAATTCCGGCTGGCGGAAATAGAACGGCGCCTGGAAATTCTCGGCGGCCTGCTGATCGCCTATCTCAACCTTGATGAGGTGATCCGCATCATCCGTGAGGAGGATGAGCCGAAACAGGACCTGATGCGCACCTTTGAACTGACCGACGTTCAGGCCGAGTCGATCCTCAACATGCGCCTGCGTTCGTTGCGCAAGCTTGAGGAATTCGAAATCCGCAAGGAGTTCGATGACCTCACGGTGGAGAAGACGGACCTTGAAGGGCTGCTCGCTTCCGGCACGCGCCAATGGAAGAAGATCAGCGCCGAAATCAAGTCGGTACGCGAAAAGTTCGGCCCGAAGACCGAACTTGGTGCGCGCCGCACGACCTTCGCCGACGCGCCAACCCACGATCTGGAAGATATCCATCAGGCAATGATCGAGCGCGAGCCGGTCACGATCGTTGTATCCGAAAAGGGCTGGCTGCGGGCGATGAAGGGGCATCTGGCCGATTTCTCGACGCTCGCCTTCAAGGAGGGCGACAAGCTCAAGCTCGCTTTCCATGCCGAGACGACCGACAAGCTCCTGTTCTTCACGACAGGCGGCAAGTTCTTCACCATCGGCGCGAATACGCTTCCGGGCGGTCGCGGACATGGAGAGCCGATCCGCATCCTTGTCGATATGGAAAACGATCAGGACATTCTGACAGCCTTCGTGCACGATCCGGCGGCGAAACTGCTTCTCGTCAGCCACGAGGGTAACGGTTTTATCGTTCCCGAAAGCGAGGCTGTGGCCAATACCCGCAAGGGCAAGCAGGTGATGAACGTGAAGGCGCCGGACGAGGCGAAGCTTTGCCAGCGTGTTTCCGGCGATCATATCGCAGTGGTCGGCGAGAACCGCAAGATGGTGGTCTTCCCGCTTTCCGACATTCCGGAAATGACCCGCGGCAAGGGCGTGCGCCTGCAAAAATACAAGGATGGCGGTGTGTCCGACGTCCGCACCTTTGCAATTGCCGAAGGACTTTCCTGGCAGGATTCGGCAGAGCGCACGTTCAATCGCAGCAAGGAAGAGCTTGTGGAATGGATCGGCGCGCGCGCCTCTGCGGGCCGTCTGGTGCCAAAGGGCTTCCCGCGTTCAGGCAAGTTTTAA
- a CDS encoding arginyltransferase, whose amino-acid sequence MTHQPQQSPQFFLTAPSPCPYLEGQMERKVFTHLVGDKANEINDLLTQGGFRRSQNIAYRPACELCRACISVRILAGEFKMTRNMRRVWTQNNDLIGRVHKAQPSTEQYALFRDYLDARHRSGGMSDMTVLDYAMMIEDTHVNTQIIEYRKRGPESFISAKGDGELVAVALTDVMADGLSMVYSFFSPHMHDRSLGTYMILDHIQRAHAAGLPHVYLGYWVEGSRKMQYKIRFTPQEHLGPRGWQRFEG is encoded by the coding sequence ATGACCCATCAACCGCAACAGTCTCCGCAGTTCTTTCTGACAGCTCCGTCTCCCTGCCCGTATCTCGAAGGCCAGATGGAGCGAAAAGTCTTTACGCATCTGGTCGGCGACAAGGCGAACGAAATCAACGATCTCCTGACGCAGGGCGGTTTCCGCCGATCCCAGAACATAGCCTATCGTCCGGCCTGCGAATTGTGCCGGGCCTGCATATCCGTTCGCATCCTTGCCGGAGAGTTCAAGATGACGCGCAACATGCGGCGCGTCTGGACGCAGAATAACGATCTGATCGGACGCGTGCACAAGGCCCAGCCCAGCACCGAGCAATATGCGCTTTTCCGCGATTATCTCGATGCGCGCCATCGCTCGGGCGGCATGTCGGACATGACGGTTCTCGATTATGCGATGATGATCGAGGATACGCATGTGAACACGCAGATCATCGAATATCGCAAGCGCGGCCCGGAAAGCTTCATCAGCGCCAAGGGCGATGGAGAGCTGGTCGCGGTAGCACTTACCGACGTGATGGCCGATGGTCTGTCGATGGTCTATTCGTTCTTCTCACCGCATATGCATGATCGGTCGCTTGGCACCTATATGATCCTCGATCATATCCAGCGCGCGCATGCCGCCGGTCTGCCGCATGTCTATCTCGGCTATTGGGTCGAGGGATCACGCAAGATGCAGTATAAAATCCGCTTCACACCGCAGGAGCACCTTGGCCCCCGCGGCTGGCAGCGGTTCGAGGGCTAG
- the ldtR gene encoding transcriptional regulator LdtR, producing MINAQRKTELSVPLTTPETALRSLYLEALQLVERLHRRLLDVVKDEFDRNGQSDINATQALLLFNIGNSELTAGELRSRGYYLGSNVSYNLKKLVEMGFIHHQRSRVDRRSVRVSLTDKGNAIADQVAALYERHISSIEQIGGIQVDEFMAMNKSLQRLDRFWNDSIAYRL from the coding sequence ATGATCAACGCACAGCGCAAGACGGAGTTGTCCGTTCCGCTCACGACACCGGAAACCGCACTTCGCTCGCTCTATCTGGAAGCCCTCCAGCTGGTCGAGCGCCTGCATCGCCGCCTGCTCGACGTCGTCAAGGACGAGTTCGACCGCAACGGCCAGAGCGACATCAATGCGACGCAGGCGCTTCTGCTTTTCAACATCGGCAATTCGGAACTGACGGCAGGCGAACTGCGCTCGCGCGGTTACTATCTCGGCTCCAACGTTTCGTACAATCTGAAGAAGCTGGTCGAGATGGGCTTCATCCATCATCAGCGCTCGCGTGTCGACCGCCGTTCGGTGCGCGTCAGCCTGACGGACAAGGGCAATGCCATCGCCGATCAGGTGGCCGCGCTCTACGAACGCCATATCTCTTCCATCGAGCAGATTGGCGGTATTCAGGTCGATGAATTCATGGCGATGAACAAGTCGCTGCAGCGTCTCGACCGCTTCTGGAACGACAGCATCGCATACCGCCTCTGA
- a CDS encoding L,D-transpeptidase family protein, producing MTKTDRPADAFKVDRRSFLRGAATAGLSVAASAMVSSAYAQQVLTDVIAAPRRGNWDDQFDARATGGQRVATNQPVLSPQTVGNLQTAIAQYTDIAGRGGWPSVPGNAKLQIGVTDPAVQALRKRLMISGDLPQEAGLSSSFDTYVDAAVKRFQSRHGLPADGVMGQFTYAAMNVDANTRLGQLQTNLQRLSPLADQGMQEQRFVMVNIPAARIEAVEGGSVVQRHTAVVGKIDRQTPILNSKIHEVILNPYWTAPKSIIQKDIIPLMRKDPQYLAKNKIRLYDQSGQEVAPETVDWNTDDAVKLMFRQDPGKINAMSSTKINFHNQHQVYMHDTPQKSYFNKLMRFDSSGCVRVQNVRDLDVWLLKNTAGWDRQTIENTIKSGTNTPIQVADPVPLHFVYISAWSTGDGVVQFRDDIYKMDGATALALGTDT from the coding sequence ATGACCAAGACCGACAGACCAGCCGATGCTTTCAAAGTAGATCGCCGCAGTTTCCTGCGCGGCGCGGCAACCGCCGGCCTTTCCGTGGCAGCCTCCGCCATGGTTTCCTCGGCCTATGCCCAGCAGGTTCTGACTGATGTTATCGCAGCGCCGCGGCGCGGCAACTGGGACGACCAGTTCGATGCCCGTGCAACGGGCGGACAACGCGTCGCGACCAACCAGCCGGTTCTGAGCCCCCAGACGGTCGGCAATCTCCAGACTGCCATCGCGCAGTATACCGACATTGCCGGTCGCGGCGGCTGGCCGAGCGTGCCGGGCAATGCAAAGCTCCAGATCGGCGTGACCGATCCCGCCGTGCAGGCGCTGCGCAAGCGTCTCATGATTTCCGGCGACCTGCCGCAGGAAGCCGGTCTTTCCAGCTCGTTCGACACCTATGTCGATGCTGCCGTCAAGCGCTTCCAGTCCCGTCACGGCCTGCCTGCCGATGGCGTCATGGGGCAGTTCACCTATGCCGCGATGAACGTGGACGCGAATACGCGCCTCGGACAGCTCCAGACCAATCTCCAGCGGCTTTCGCCACTGGCCGATCAGGGCATGCAGGAACAGCGTTTCGTGATGGTCAACATTCCGGCCGCGCGCATCGAAGCCGTTGAAGGCGGCAGCGTCGTGCAGCGTCATACGGCGGTTGTCGGCAAGATCGATCGCCAGACGCCGATCCTGAACTCAAAGATTCACGAAGTCATTCTCAATCCTTACTGGACCGCGCCCAAGTCGATCATCCAGAAGGACATCATTCCGCTGATGCGGAAGGATCCGCAATATCTGGCGAAGAACAAAATCCGTCTCTACGACCAGTCCGGTCAGGAAGTTGCGCCTGAAACCGTGGACTGGAACACGGATGATGCAGTGAAGCTGATGTTCCGTCAGGACCCGGGCAAGATCAACGCCATGTCCTCGACCAAGATCAACTTCCACAATCAGCATCAGGTCTATATGCACGACACGCCGCAGAAGAGCTATTTCAACAAGCTCATGCGCTTCGACTCTTCCGGCTGCGTCCGCGTCCAGAATGTCCGCGATCTCGACGTATGGCTGTTGAAGAACACGGCCGGTTGGGATCGCCAGACCATCGAAAATACGATCAAGTCGGGTACGAACACGCCGATCCAGGTTGCCGATCCGGTTCCGCTGCACTTCGTCTACATTTCCGCATGGTCCACCGGCGACGGCGTGGTGCAGTTCCGCGACGACATTTACAAGATGGACGGTGCAACGGCCCTCGCGCTTGGCACCGACACCTGA
- a CDS encoding enoyl-CoA hydratase/isomerase family protein, whose amino-acid sequence MQIDFGGGSEISFERKGKAGLVKLTRTEALNALTHKMILALDRALQSWEDDPEVACVILEGEGRAFCAGGDVVAAYKSGQAGTPAYEFFRDEYRLNARIGRFPKPYISLINGIVMGGGAGISVHGSHRIVTENTMFAMPETGIGFFPDVGGSAFLPHLHDNFGYYLALTGNRIRWGDCLQSGIATHAVAASDLHDLREDIIATADIDAALTRSQYPDFETSVETRQIIAECFSGATLADCMAALEKEAEAGNKAAMDIVKVIATRSPTSVAVTFRQIADGRALDLDDCMRMEYRIANRMLEGHDFYEGVRALLIDKDGAPTWKPATLDDVKPEQVNAYFANLGDGELTL is encoded by the coding sequence ATGCAGATTGACTTCGGCGGTGGCAGCGAAATCAGCTTTGAACGCAAGGGAAAAGCGGGGCTTGTGAAGCTTACGCGGACCGAAGCCCTCAATGCGCTCACGCATAAGATGATTCTGGCGCTCGACCGCGCATTGCAGTCCTGGGAAGACGACCCTGAAGTGGCATGCGTCATTCTCGAAGGCGAGGGGCGGGCCTTCTGTGCCGGCGGCGATGTGGTCGCTGCCTACAAGTCCGGTCAGGCCGGAACACCAGCTTACGAATTCTTCCGCGACGAATATCGGCTCAATGCGCGCATTGGCCGTTTTCCAAAACCTTATATCTCCCTGATCAACGGCATCGTCATGGGCGGCGGCGCGGGCATCTCCGTTCATGGTTCGCATCGCATCGTGACGGAAAACACCATGTTTGCCATGCCGGAAACCGGCATTGGCTTCTTCCCCGATGTAGGGGGTAGCGCATTTCTCCCGCATCTGCATGATAATTTCGGGTATTATCTGGCGCTCACCGGCAACCGCATCCGCTGGGGCGACTGCCTGCAGAGCGGGATCGCAACCCATGCGGTCGCCGCAAGCGATCTGCATGACCTGCGCGAAGACATCATCGCTACCGCCGACATCGACGCGGCGCTGACGCGCAGCCAGTACCCCGATTTTGAAACCTCCGTCGAAACCCGCCAGATCATTGCGGAGTGTTTTTCGGGCGCAACGCTTGCCGACTGCATGGCCGCGCTGGAAAAAGAAGCGGAAGCCGGCAACAAGGCCGCAATGGACATTGTGAAGGTGATCGCCACGCGCTCCCCGACCAGTGTCGCTGTCACTTTCCGCCAGATTGCCGATGGGCGCGCGCTCGATCTCGACGATTGCATGCGCATGGAATACCGCATCGCCAACCGCATGCTGGAAGGGCATGATTTCTATGAGGGCGTTCGCGCATTGCTTATCGACAAGGACGGCGCGCCGACATGGAAGCCTGCAACGCTCGATGACGTGAAGCCCGAACAGGTCAACGCCTATTTTGCAAATCTCGGCGACGGGGAACTGACCTTGTGA
- the aspS gene encoding aspartate--tRNA ligase codes for MHRYRSHTCAALRKTDVGSNVRLSGWVHRVRDHGGILFIDLRDHYGITQIVADPDSPAFKVAETVRGEWVIRVDGEVKARADDAVNANLPTGEVEIFATEIEVLAAAKELPLPVFGEPDYPEDIRLKYRFLDLRRETLHKNIMSRTKIIAAMRRRMTEIGFNEFTTPILTASSPEGARDFLVPSRIHPGKFYALPQAPQQYKQLLMVAGFDRYFQIAPCFRDEDPRADRLPGEFYQLDLEMSFVTQEEVWETMEPVMRGIFEEFAEGKPVTQKFRRIAYDDAIRTYGSDKPDLRNPIEMQAVTEHFAGSGFKVFANMIANDPKVEVWAIPAKTGGSRAFCDRMNSWAQGEGQPGLGYIFWRKEGDKLEGAGPIAKNIGEERTEALRNQLGLGDGDACFFVAGLPSKFYKFAGDARTRAGEELNLVDRDRFELAWIIDFPFYEWDEDNKKLDFAHNPFSMPQGGMDALENQDPLAIKAYQYDLVCNGFEIASGSIRNQLPDVMVKAFEKVGLSQQDVEERFGGLYRAFQYGAPPHGGMAAGIDRVIMLLVGAKNLREISLFPMNQQALDLLMNAPSDVTPAQLRDLHIRLAPVQKS; via the coding sequence ATGCACCGTTACCGCAGCCATACCTGCGCAGCCCTTCGCAAGACGGACGTTGGTTCCAACGTTCGCCTTTCCGGCTGGGTTCACCGCGTCCGTGACCATGGCGGCATTCTCTTCATCGATCTTCGCGATCATTACGGCATTACCCAGATCGTGGCCGATCCCGATTCGCCCGCCTTCAAGGTTGCCGAAACCGTTCGCGGCGAATGGGTTATCCGTGTCGATGGTGAAGTGAAGGCCCGCGCAGACGATGCGGTCAACGCCAACCTGCCGACCGGCGAAGTCGAAATCTTCGCAACGGAAATCGAAGTGCTGGCGGCTGCCAAGGAACTGCCGCTGCCGGTCTTCGGCGAACCGGACTATCCGGAAGACATTCGCCTGAAGTACCGCTTCCTCGACCTGCGCCGCGAAACGCTGCACAAGAACATCATGAGCCGCACGAAGATCATTGCCGCGATGCGCCGCCGCATGACCGAGATCGGTTTCAACGAGTTCACCACGCCGATCCTGACGGCTTCCTCGCCGGAAGGCGCGCGCGACTTCCTCGTGCCGAGCCGTATTCATCCGGGCAAGTTCTACGCGCTGCCGCAGGCGCCGCAGCAGTACAAGCAGCTTCTGATGGTTGCTGGTTTCGACCGCTACTTCCAGATTGCGCCCTGCTTCCGCGACGAAGACCCGCGTGCCGACCGCCTGCCGGGCGAGTTCTACCAGCTCGACCTCGAAATGAGCTTCGTGACCCAGGAAGAAGTCTGGGAAACGATGGAGCCCGTCATGCGCGGCATCTTCGAAGAATTTGCCGAAGGCAAGCCGGTGACGCAGAAATTCCGCCGCATCGCCTATGACGATGCGATCCGCACCTATGGTTCGGACAAGCCGGACCTGCGCAACCCGATTGAAATGCAGGCCGTGACCGAACATTTTGCAGGGTCGGGCTTCAAGGTCTTCGCCAACATGATCGCCAACGATCCGAAGGTCGAAGTCTGGGCAATCCCGGCCAAGACCGGCGGAAGCCGCGCATTCTGCGACCGCATGAATTCCTGGGCGCAGGGTGAGGGCCAGCCGGGCCTCGGCTATATCTTCTGGCGCAAGGAAGGCGACAAGCTTGAAGGCGCCGGCCCGATTGCCAAGAACATCGGCGAAGAACGCACCGAAGCGCTGCGCAACCAGCTCGGCCTCGGCGATGGCGACGCCTGCTTCTTCGTGGCTGGCCTGCCGTCCAAGTTCTACAAGTTCGCGGGCGACGCCCGCACGCGCGCCGGTGAAGAACTGAACCTCGTCGATCGTGACCGTTTCGAACTGGCATGGATCATCGACTTCCCGTTCTACGAATGGGACGAGGACAACAAGAAGCTCGACTTCGCGCACAACCCGTTCTCCATGCCGCAGGGCGGTATGGACGCGCTGGAAAACCAGGACCCGCTGGCGATCAAGGCTTACCAGTACGATCTCGTCTGCAACGGCTTTGAAATTGCTTCCGGCTCGATCCGTAACCAGCTGCCGGACGTCATGGTCAAGGCATTCGAGAAGGTCGGCCTCAGCCAGCAGGACGTGGAAGAGCGCTTCGGCGGTCTCTATCGCGCATTCCAGTACGGCGCGCCTCCGCATGGCGGCATGGCCGCCGGCATCGACCGTGTCATCATGCTTCTGGTCGGCGCGAAGAACCTGCGCGAAATCTCGCTGTTCCCGATGAACCAGCAGGCGCTCGATCTCCTGATGAACGCGCCTTCGGATGTGACGCCCGCGCAGCTGCGCGACCTGCATATCCGGCTGGCTCCGGTACAGAAGAGCTGA
- a CDS encoding GNAT family N-acetyltransferase yields MLAPWLANKTPENVFKWIEAPSQLMLVAEIGNAIAGVGLATDEGEILLNYVAPEFRFHGVSKALISKLEEYLLFRKVAVARLVSTETARRFYAGRGYVAVGEAEIRRGGELSYPMEKPLVG; encoded by the coding sequence ATCCTCGCGCCGTGGCTAGCCAACAAGACGCCTGAAAACGTGTTCAAGTGGATTGAAGCTCCATCTCAACTGATGCTCGTTGCTGAAATAGGGAATGCCATAGCCGGTGTGGGGCTGGCGACGGATGAGGGAGAGATCCTGCTGAATTATGTTGCGCCGGAATTTCGCTTTCATGGTGTCAGCAAGGCGCTCATTTCAAAACTCGAGGAATATCTTTTATTTCGAAAGGTGGCTGTTGCGCGTCTTGTCAGTACCGAAACAGCGCGCCGTTTTTATGCCGGACGAGGGTATGTAGCGGTAGGCGAAGCGGAGATAAGGCGCGGCGGAGAGCTCTCATATCCCATGGAAAAACCGCTGGTAGGCTAG
- a CDS encoding RDD family protein: MSDHILHGEVMGPRYESRAFFEGVRTRRIMAFLIDYLIVFLLCIPAAIVIAILGIITLSLGWMLYGIMFPMVALFYVARTLGGPQQATKGMQMMNIKLVRLEGGTVDPMLAIVHTVLFWGLNVVLTPLILLATLVLDRKRTVHDLLLGTAVIRSDR; this comes from the coding sequence ATGTCCGACCATATCCTGCACGGCGAAGTCATGGGCCCGCGTTATGAAAGCCGCGCATTTTTTGAAGGCGTGCGCACGCGCCGCATTATGGCTTTTCTCATCGATTACCTGATTGTTTTCCTGCTCTGCATCCCGGCAGCAATCGTCATCGCAATCCTGGGCATAATCACGCTCAGCCTCGGCTGGATGCTCTACGGCATCATGTTCCCGATGGTGGCGCTGTTTTATGTCGCGCGGACCCTGGGCGGGCCGCAGCAGGCCACCAAGGGCATGCAGATGATGAATATCAAGCTCGTCCGGCTTGAAGGCGGCACGGTCGATCCCATGCTCGCAATCGTCCATACGGTCCTGTTTTGGGGTCTGAATGTCGTCCTGACGCCGCTGATCCTGCTTGCAACGCTGGTTCTCGACCGCAAGCGCACCGTGCACGATCTTCTGCTCGGCACGGCTGTCATTCGTTCTGATCGATAA
- a CDS encoding DUF6163 family protein: protein MHMNELRQHIQPSGTEWAFTWFIRILALVALASGVFYWVRLIGIHPGLLWRFDLMPWTWQTAVVALAVLMPVAATGLWMRAPWGPVLWFVAALGEIAIYSVFSRHFEYKPLTVGFNAACIVIFIAFRILLFFEKKRQARASLPI from the coding sequence ATGCATATGAACGAGCTGCGCCAGCATATCCAGCCCAGCGGAACCGAATGGGCCTTCACATGGTTCATCCGGATACTCGCGCTCGTGGCGCTGGCCAGCGGTGTGTTCTACTGGGTCAGGCTGATCGGTATTCATCCCGGGCTTCTGTGGCGGTTCGACCTGATGCCATGGACCTGGCAGACGGCGGTCGTCGCTCTGGCTGTTCTGATGCCGGTCGCGGCAACGGGACTATGGATGCGGGCGCCCTGGGGGCCTGTGCTATGGTTCGTGGCAGCACTCGGCGAAATCGCCATCTATTCCGTTTTTTCGCGACATTTCGAGTACAAGCCGCTCACGGTCGGGTTCAACGCGGCCTGCATCGTCATATTTATCGCATTTCGCATTCTGCTCTTCTTTGAGAAGAAACGGCAGGCCCGCGCGAGCCTGCCGATATAG
- the hemB gene encoding porphobilinogen synthase, with protein MTDRQSKYLPANISQHVDDVTGSRRLRRMRKADWSRRLVQETRLTVDDLILPFFLTYGTGVAEPVEAMPGVERYSVDMAVRMAEKAAKLGIPAIAPFPREKLEVKTEDGAFVASPDNLINRAVRAIKKEVPEIGIITDAALDPFTTHGHDGILRNGEIINDESVAMVVRGALSQAEAGADIIAPSDMMDGRVGAVRQALDEHGFCHIPIMSYATKFASAFYGPYRDAIGTQGLLKGDKKTYYLDPANPEEAVREAEQDIAEGADMLMVKPGLPYLDIIHRLKSEFRLPTYAYQVSGEYAMIKAAGINGWIDEEKVMMESLLAFKRAGCDGILTYFAIEAAQKLKQQG; from the coding sequence ATGACCGATCGCCAGTCCAAATATCTGCCCGCCAATATCAGCCAGCATGTCGATGACGTCACCGGCAGCAGACGCCTGCGCCGCATGCGCAAGGCCGACTGGTCGCGCAGGCTCGTGCAGGAAACCCGGCTGACGGTCGATGATCTTATCCTGCCGTTCTTCCTGACCTATGGCACCGGCGTTGCCGAGCCCGTGGAAGCCATGCCCGGCGTCGAGCGCTATTCGGTCGACATGGCAGTGCGCATGGCGGAGAAAGCCGCCAAGCTCGGCATCCCCGCCATCGCGCCCTTCCCGCGCGAGAAGCTGGAAGTGAAGACCGAGGACGGCGCTTTCGTCGCAAGCCCGGACAATCTGATCAATCGCGCCGTGCGCGCAATCAAGAAGGAAGTGCCGGAAATCGGCATTATCACCGATGCGGCGCTCGACCCGTTCACCACGCATGGCCATGACGGCATCCTGCGCAACGGCGAAATCATCAACGACGAATCGGTCGCCATGGTGGTTCGGGGCGCGCTTTCGCAAGCCGAAGCCGGTGCCGACATCATCGCACCTTCCGACATGATGGACGGTCGCGTCGGCGCCGTGCGCCAAGCGCTGGACGAACATGGCTTCTGCCACATTCCCATCATGTCCTATGCAACCAAGTTCGCTTCCGCCTTTTACGGTCCATATCGCGACGCCATCGGCACGCAGGGCCTGCTGAAAGGCGATAAGAAGACCTATTATCTCGATCCGGCCAATCCGGAAGAAGCCGTGCGCGAAGCCGAGCAGGACATTGCCGAAGGCGCGGACATGCTGATGGTCAAGCCGGGCCTGCCCTATCTCGACATCATCCATCGCCTGAAGAGCGAATTCCGCCTTCCCACCTATGCCTATCAGGTGTCGGGCGAGTATGCGATGATCAAGGCCGCCGGGATCAACGGCTGGATCGACGAAGAAAAGGTGATGATGGAAAGCCTGCTCGCCTTCAAGCGCGCCGGCTGTGATGGAATTCTCACCTATTTCGCAATCGAAGCAGCTCAAAAGCTTAAACAGCAAGGCTGA